From the genome of Diorhabda carinulata isolate Delta chromosome 2, icDioCari1.1, whole genome shotgun sequence:
ttaGTTTCCAGTACGAgaatcccaaaattttctccattatattcacgttgattgtttttattgggaatacggattggtgattcgtgtaggattgatgtaacaaaagcaatatgggtaattggtcctaggtactattcttcacacttctttccatcaatcaaggattttgaaaagactaagaatgaaattcggcgtaaaatacaaaatagcagttaatatatatgagcgaaagggattgttgatagaaatttcacgcgccccacgactcattttttagtctgatcaaaaagaactcgattgatgagatagttttgtgaggcttacctagtacctggggtttcaccgattataccagcttttcatccatcacctgcactacatctttcctctcgatcaaacattcagctgaataatttttcttctcacttcaattaattcaaactttcctgttgcgattgACCTTCTGAGCcctctaggagtgattaaatttctcattcatcctCGTAGTCAATTTATGGTTGTTGTTCTTCCTGCTTTTCTCGTGcagaaaacacaagattttctctattatattcacgttgattgtttttatcgggaatacggattggtgattcgtgtagtattgatgtaacaaaagcaatatggataattggtcctaggtattatgttttacacatctttccatcaatcaaggattttgaaaagactaaaaatgaaattcggcgtaaaataaaaaatagcagttaatatatatgagcggaagggattgttgatagaaatttcacgcgccccacgactcattttttagcctgatcaaaagaactcgattgatgatagttttgtgaggcttagtacctggggtttcaccgattatacctgcttttcatccatcacctgcactacatctttcctctcgatcaaacattcagctgaataatttctcttttcattccaattaattcagatttttttgttttgattcgtCTATCGTGTCCGTGTCCCCAAGGAGTGGTTTCATTCCTCATTCATCTAGGTACATTAATTATTGGTATCTAATTTCTAACTACAacctgtattattttaatttcttgtctTTCGCATATACTTCGTAGTGGAATGTGGTCTTTACTTTCGTACACACTCCGTACAGGATAGGTGAGACTAGTTAGGGGACAACGATTGccactttggttttttttttgttagaagaatagaatagaatagagtagAAATAAGTAGAGTAGAGTAGAGTTATGATTCTCAGTATTCCTTATTATTTGTTCCATCATTTCAGAGATTATTATATACCGATAAATCGAGggatttaatgtcaaaaaacattcatattcactgttgtgtattatataattgTTAAACCTGAAGAGAAAGGATTTTCTCAttgaacagaaaaatatcacatataataaataatttcataaaaacagatttataAACTCAAACCGTgaccaacaattttttttctgttctgcaaactaaaaattctctatattattcattcatattttcaggatatcatataaattttcatatttcgaaatttccaattttctatggAGTGTTTTTCAATCCCATTATTTCCATTTCATCCTCCATTGATGTGGTAGATcgcccggtgaaataccaccgcATCGGATCGAGGCAACGTGAATTGGACTATGGGTTTCCAATTTCGTCACTGTGCCGATGCGTCCGGTTTCCAATGTGGGAGTAAATAATTGTATAGTTttgccaattttccaaaattgttggtcATACACATAGCCTCGTTTtctgtttcttatttttctgtGCTgcaaaaatcaaattcatttaggGCTTCGAATCTTTCCGAAATTCTCGATTCCAGAGTTCTTCAGTTCAGTCTTATTATCTCGTAAacgtaaaactcaaaatatccgcttatttcatcatattgaacattttcatgggACATACCTATTGTTGCTgcttatatatacatatttatgttttcaaaataatcttaatactACTGGGGTTCAAGaactacttacaatttcatttcataatttaatcatatcttcgaaattggtcatgatattttattgccgctctctattttatataacttaatattttctttagttcAATCTCTATttaacaacaaatgaaaaatatcaatgaacgttttagcgaactcattttgatcatttcacatttcattcctcaaaaacatttatcttgatcGAATTTCCATGTGCCTACAAATCATCTTGATATTCGTCATCAGTTTGAGGTatcgattagactaaaatcgtggggtgcgtgaaattaatatcaatactctatcgctcatatatattaactgccattAATATAATATCcagatttcaattttcattttaacaaatacatattttagtttaatCAATACCCCAGATTGATGATGAATGTTATGATAACCGGTAGGTACTTGGGATGTAAGCATTAACTCTCTTAAATTTAgatcaattattccatttccGGAAGAATGGGGCACATCCTTAATTCATTTCTACATGTTCTAGATTccaaaattgaatcaattttaaaccATTTTCAATAATCATGTACCAATTGAAATGCTTAACCTCAAGATactccttattttgattttatgtgcaagacaaataaaagtagtttattatacttgaagacaaaaaatgtccCTATAAAACTTGACTGAACTGAAGAatgggtttttcttttcttttcacttttatcaattgaaaatttcctgttttaattcaaattttgtatgaagtaggtaattttatttccttctgaaATTGGAACCGTTGGACTTGCTTTAGGCTCTCTTATCTTATTGTTGTCATCGTCTCAATATTCTCTGTAATCTACTTAGTCGATATAGGGTTGTTCTTTCACAATAAATCATTTAccccaaaatttctctattttataaaatcaaaactaattagttgagggtctcaaatcatcattgacatttacataaattgtaagGAGTCCTTTTCTTTTCAGTCTCATTTCCTGGGCTATAAACCCAAAACATcttctatattcacgttgaaagtttccatcgagaataaggattggtgattcgtgtggGATAGATGTAATAAAAGCAATTTGGGTAATTGGTCttaggtattatgttttacacttctttccatcaatcaaggattttgaaaagactaaaaatgaaattcggcgtaaaataaaaaatagcagttaatatatatgagcggaagggattgttgatagaaatttcacgcgccccacgactcatttttagtctgatcaaaagaactaggttgatgagatagttttgtgaggcttaatacctggggtttcaccgattattcctgcttttcatccatcacctgcactacatctttcctctcgatcaaacattcagttgaatatttttctcttttcattccaattaattcagatttttttgttttgattagtCTTTTGTGTACCCTAGGGATTCAATTTCTAATTCACCTACGTAGTCAACTAAGGGTTGTAGTTCTACCTCCTTTTCTCATTCGCAAAACACAAGTTtctctttattatattgaaaccaattgtgttggtgggtctcctcaaatcGTCTTTGACATTTGTGtccagtacgaaaatcccaaaattttcttcattatattcacgttgattgtttttatcgagaatacggattggtgattcgtgtaggattgatgtaacaaaagcaatatgggtaattggtcctaggtactattcttcacacttctttccatcaatcgaggattttgaaaagactaaaaatgaaattcggcgtaaaattgaaaatagcagttaatatatatgagcgtaagggattgttgataaaaatttcacgcgccccacgactcattttttagtctgatcaaaagaactcgattgatgagatagttttgtgacgcttagtacctggggtttcaccgattatacctgcttttcaaccatcacctgcactacatctttcctctcgatcaaacattctgctgggtaatttttcttttcacttcaattaattcaaacattccTGTTTCGATCCCTCTtctgtgtcctctaggagtgattccatttctcattcatctacgcagtcaattaagggttgttgttctccctgcatttctcgtgcggaaaacacaagatttcctctattttattgaaaccaattgatGGTTGGTcttctcaaatcatctttgacattcgtttccagtacgaaaatcccataattttctcaattatattcacgttgattgtttttatcgggaatacggattggtgattcgtgtaggattgatgtaacaaaagcaatatggataATTGGTCCTAGGTTATTATATTTcacacttctctctcatggatcttagagccttttgaaaagactaaaaatgaaatccgtcgtaaaataaaaaatagcagttaatatatatgagcggaagggattgttgatagaaatttcacgcgccgcacgactcattttttagtctgatcaaaagaactaggttgatgcgatagttttgtgaggcttagtacctgggtTTTCACTGATTATACCTGCTTTACATCCATCaactgcactacatctttcctctcgatcaaacattctgctgggtaatttttcttttcacttcaattaattcaaacattccTGTTTCGATCcctcttttgtgtcctctaggagtgattccatttcacattcatctacgcagtcaactaagggtgttGTTCTCTCTgtcattgtttctcgttttgattcgtcatttgtgtcccctaggagtggttcaatttcttattcacctacgtagttaaataagggttgttgttcttcctgcttttctcgtgcggaaaacacaagattttctctattatattcacgttgattgtttttatcgggaatacggattggtgattcgtgcaggattgatgtaacaaaagcaatatggataattggtccaaggtattatgttttacacttctctctcatcgatcttagagccttttgaaaagactaaaaatgaagttcggcgtaaaattgaaaatagcagttaatatatatgagcggaagggattgttgatagaaatttcacgcgccccaccactcattttttagtctgatcaaaagaactcgattgatgagatagttttgtgaagcttagtacctgggatttcaccgattatacctgcttttcatctatcacctgcactacatctttcctctcgatcaaacattcagctgaataatttttctttttcccctacaattaattcaaactttcttttttcgaCTCCTCTTTTGTGTCTTCTAGGAGTGAAtccatttctcattcatctttgCAGTCAACTCTCTTATTGTTTCTCGTTTTACTTCATTTGTATTCCCTTGGAGTGATCCAATTTCTATTTGCTAAAGAGAATCTAAATTCTAATGactaaagaaaatctaaaaattctatttgctaAGAGAATCTAAGAATTCTATTTGCTAAAGAGATGCTAAAAACAATCCAAGACTAAAAACATGCTCAAGTCtagagaaaatattctaaacgtcaaagaaaatatcaaaattcaagaatatcaaagaaaaatgtaaatatcaaatctattcctatttttatagttttcgtCAACTTTGAGGTAAGAACTTGTAACAAATTGTAACTAATTGTATTACTAGAGTTgagtgtttttgattttatctttccATTTAATTCTTCACTTTTCTGTGCGAAAACTAACTACTAATTTTTAACGTAAAGTTACTAAAGTGTTGTGTTTAATCTGAAGGTAAGTGTTTACTTgaacaattttatggacaaaagATTAATTAggaaatggaataaattttattagctttatttgaaaagttattgaaagagttgtattaatttttgttcgtTTTAGCGTCCCGGAAGTTTGTGTAATTGCTAAGGAGGCAGCAGGAGTTGAAGTGAAGTGttgttatatttatgttgttatgtgatgatgtaatatttttagttttattgtaagAGCTAGGAAATTGACTTTAAtgatttgtaaatatgtttatatttagttgattgaatgtaagcttaggttaggtccactcctgggagctgtaagaccttgaagttggtggagtggcttAGTAACTTGCTACTCTTTCGAGCCTCTAGGACGGGAGAGTAGAAGCGAAGCTAACAAACAGCTcactgtttaataaaaaatacgttgaGTCCTTTAATTTATTCccaatttgtgaaatatttgttttggttttattattttgtttttcgcacagaaaatatggaaactgaaaaatatttatttagtatttgagAGAAGTTTTGACTTTTCAGGAATTTGgttgtagaaaataataaaatggtaCACGAAGGTTGCGCCTCAATTGAAACTCGTAATAAttccatctattttatttaacataacatattttgcaatttaatattgagttgatacaaaatattagtttgaataaatagaatgcGAGTTGGATGGAGTCTGAATGAAATCAGTGTGGTGTCGTGCTTTTTTTTTGTGTCTTGTGttgcttttattttcataattgattCGATATAATTCCggttcattttgaaaattgaaccatttgtcaaaatttattttattgatatagaaagatcaatttttgttaacttGAGATTCAAAAACATTTGTGATAGTTTCTTTCACCTGACCTAATTTACTATTACTaatgtatacaatttttttgatatttacattttctttgatattcttgaattttgggattttcttgacgtttagaatattttcttgaGCATGAATTGTTTTTAGCATCTCTTTAGCAAATTAGATTTTGTTTAGTCcttagaatttttagatattctttAGTCCTTAGAAATTGAGTGTTTTTTTTCTCTCCCACCTTTAGCAGATTCTCTTTAggttttagattttctttagcagttttagatttaatttttagtGTTAGAATTTAAAACCTAACCCTAACCTCGccgtttcttaatttttaattaaaattttctctctcacatttagaaatgttttgattttctttagcagtttttagtatttttagattCTAATTTAAAACCTAACCTCGccggtttaaaaaaaaaaaatcaacctaaCCCCgtctaatcaaaataaattttttatttccacgTCCATTTTtccttctgtttcaaaatcaaattgaaaatttgccaTGTGAATTATTTTCGGAGtccaattttattcattatttttaagcgagtcaaatttgtttttcaaagttcaaagtccacttttttttttttccaaagttcTTCTTTCGAaactgaatttaatttttttttcttcaaatattttgtttagtccaaccaaaaaaaaaacattccaaaTTTTCCTTTCCCCCCCCTTTCCTCTTTTCCTTTCCCCTTTTCCTTTTTcccatttttcctttttccgcCTTTTCCTTCCCCCCTTCCTTCCTTCCCCCCTTCCTTTCCCCCTTCCTTTTCCCCCCTTTCCTTCCCCCCCTTTCCTTTCCCCCTTTCCTTTCCCCCCTTTCCTTTCCCCCTTTTCCTTTTTCCCCCTTTTCCTTTTCCCCCTTTCCTTCCCCCTTTCCTTCCCCCCTTTCCTTCCCCATTTCCTTTCCCCCTTTTCCTTTCCTCCCTTTCCTTTCCCCCTTTCCTTTCCCCCTTTCCTTTCCCCCTTTCCTTTCCCCCTTTCCTTTCCCCTTTTCCTTTCCCCCTTTTCCTTTCCCCCTTTTCCTTTCCCTTTTTCCTTTCCCCCTTTCCTTTCCCCCTTTCC
Proteins encoded in this window:
- the LOC130890649 gene encoding octapeptide-repeat protein T2-like — protein: KKKEKGERKRGKGKGGKGKGGKEKGERKRGKGKGGKGKGGKEKGERKRGKGKGGKERGKGKGERKKGKEKGERKRGKGKGERKGGKERGKGKGERKGGKEREERKRGKGNGEGKGGRKGGRKGGKGKGGKRKRGKGKGGKERGKGKGGKERGEKEGGKEGGKEGRGEGKGGKRKNGKKEKGKGKEERGGKGKFGMFFFCNSKLGQVKETITNVFESQVNKN